CCTGGGCGAGCAGGGCGTGCGGCCCCGGGACCTGCGCGCCATCTACGAGGCCATCCCCCTGTCGCCCGGCATGGGCGAGCTGCTGCAGTTTGTGGCCAAGCAGGGCGCCTGCTTTGAGGTTATTCTTATCTCAGACGCCAACACCTTTGGCGTGGAGAGTGCGCTGCGCGCCGCCGGCCACCACGGCCTGTTCCGCCGCATCTTCAGCAACCCGTCGGGGCCCGACGCTCGGGGGCTGCTGGCGCTGCGGCCCTTCCACGCGCACAGCTGCGCTCGCTGCCCCGCCAACATGTGCAAGCACAAGGTGCTCAGCGACTACCTGCGCGAGCGGGCCCACGACGGCGTGCACTTCGAGCGCCTTTTCTACGTGGGCGACGGCGCCAACGACTTCTGCCCCATGGGGGTGCTGGCAGGAGGCGACGTGGCCTTCCCGCGCCGGGGCTACCCCATGCACCGCCTTATCCAGGAGGCGCAGAAGGCCGAGCCCAGCTCCTTCTGCGCCAGGGTGGTGCCCTGGGAAACCGCCACCGAAGTGCGCCTCCATCTGCAACAGGTGCTGAAGACGTGTTGAGGACGTGGCCTGCAGGGGGCACCCgggcggggagggggtgagggggtgggggtcgGGAAAGACAAACCTAGCTTTATTACCCCCTTTCCCTTTCGCTTTGTTACGATCCTCCGGGAATTTCCGGAATCCTAGTTTCGTCCATCTGGGGACTGAAAGAGGGGTTCGGAGCTGTCCCCGCCTATGCAGTTAACCCAACTCTGCTGCCTCCCCCAGTTCCACTACAAGCAAATTCCGGAGTCCGCCCCACCCGGGTGGTGCGCATACCTAAGCAGGCAGCAGCGTTTCCAAAAACCTGGTCCTCCCAGCTGGGAGGAAGGGGGTCCCTGGCGGGGTAGAACATCTCCCGCTGCATTGGTTTAGTTAAACCAACTAAACCTTTAACTAAAGGTTTAG
Above is a genomic segment from Phocoena sinus isolate mPhoSin1 chromosome 20, mPhoSin1.pri, whole genome shotgun sequence containing:
- the PHOSPHO1 gene encoding phosphoethanolamine/phosphocholine phosphatase isoform X1 → MSGCFPVAGLRCLSRDGGMAAQGAPRFLLTFDFDETIVDENSDDSIVRAAPGQRLPESLRATYREGFYNEYMQRVFQYLGEQGVRPRDLRAIYEAIPLSPGMGELLQFVAKQGACFEVILISDANTFGVESALRAAGHHGLFRRIFSNPSGPDARGLLALRPFHAHSCARCPANMCKHKVLSDYLRERAHDGVHFERLFYVGDGANDFCPMGVLAGGDVAFPRRGYPMHRLIQEAQKAEPSSFCARVVPWETATEVRLHLQQVLKTC
- the PHOSPHO1 gene encoding phosphoethanolamine/phosphocholine phosphatase isoform X2; translated protein: MAAQGAPRFLLTFDFDETIVDENSDDSIVRAAPGQRLPESLRATYREGFYNEYMQRVFQYLGEQGVRPRDLRAIYEAIPLSPGMGELLQFVAKQGACFEVILISDANTFGVESALRAAGHHGLFRRIFSNPSGPDARGLLALRPFHAHSCARCPANMCKHKVLSDYLRERAHDGVHFERLFYVGDGANDFCPMGVLAGGDVAFPRRGYPMHRLIQEAQKAEPSSFCARVVPWETATEVRLHLQQVLKTC